The DNA sequence AGCTGATCGCGTCGAACCGCCCCGGCGGCACGTCGCGGTAGTCCAGGTGCCGGACCTCGGCCAGGTCGGACAGCCCGGCCTCGGCGATGGCCTTGGCGGCCCACTCGGCCTGGCGGCGGGACAGGGTGACGCCGAGCGCGCGTACGCCGTACTCGCGGGCGGCGTGCATGACCATGCCGCCCCAGCCGCAGCCGACGTCGAGCAGCCGCATCCCGGGTTCCAGGCCGAGTTTGCGGGCGACCAGGTCGTGCTTGTGCCATTGGGCCTGCTCCAGGCTCGCCCCCGCGTCGGGGTAGACGGCGCAGGTGTAGGCCATGGACGGGCCGAGCAGCCACTCGTAGAACCGGTTCGAGACGTCGTAGTGGTGCGAGATGGCGGCCTGGTCGCGTTCGCGCGAATGGCGGCGACCGCGCAGGCGCACCTCCTGGGCGGGCCGCGGCGGCGGGCGCAGCAGCCGTACGCCGCCGAGCCGCCGCAGCGCGCTCAGGCGCTGGGTCCACGGCACGGCGAATTCGAGGTCGGCCAGCCCGGCCATGGCGGTGTACAGGTCGCCCTCGACCTCCAGGTCGCCCATGGCGTACGCGCGGGCCAGGCCCATCTCGCCGCCGCCGGTGACCAGGTACGACAGGGCGCGTTCGTTGCGCACGTCGAACAGGACGGGGGCGTCGACGGGGCCGGACCGGCTCCCGTCGTACGCCCGGACGCGGATCGGGGCCGAGTCGCCGAGCAGATGCTTGATTACCGGTGCTACCGCCATGTCAGGTCCTCACGCACTTGTCGTACAGGTCGGGCAGTCTCCCGTCGGGGTCGTACGCGCGCTTGGCGGCGGTGTACGCGGCGCCGTCGTACAGCCGCCAGAACGCGTCCCGCGGGTAGTGGACGGTCGAGTAGAGGGACTTGTGGCCGCCGAGCGCGGTCACCTCTTCCTCGATCAACCGGTTGTGGAAGCCGGGCCCCTGGCCCGGCCGGAGCGGCACGGCCGACCAGAAGCCGAGGTTGACGTAGGTCTCGCCGGGCTTGAGCGGGTACAGCGGCCACGGGCTGTCGCTGCGCAGCCGCAGCGGGCACAGCCAGATCGGGCTGATGCCGATCTCGCGGTGGAAGAAGTCCAGGAACTCGGGCAGCCGGCCGACCGGCACCTCGACGTCCTGCACCACCGCCTCCTGCGGCGGGCGGCCGCGGCGGCGGTCTAGCCGCTCGGTGAGGCGGTGCCGGCGGTCGAAGGCGACCAGGTGGTGGTACACGTCGGAGCGGCGGTAGCGCCGCGGCCACAGCCGCCGGACCAGCGGGTGCTGGGCGCCGAACGCCCGCGAGCACCAGAACCAGTCGGTGTCCCAGCGCCACAGGTAGTCGTGCACGGTCAGGTGGTCGACGGCGTGCTCGCGCAGCGATCGGTAGAAGATCTTCTGGCCGGTGTAGTCGCTGGTCGCCGGGGCCTCGTCGACGAAGTCCGCCAGCGTCAGCACGATGTCGCGGCGGTCGAAGACGACCCCGTCGAGGAAGTCGACCGGCCGGTCGCCGTCGCGCCCGGTGGCGCACAGCTCGTCCAGGGCGGCGGCCGCGGCGGCGATGTCGGTGAAGCGGCGGTGCCGCAGGCGCACATACGGGCGTACGGGCGCGAGCTCGATCTCCAGGCGCAGGGTGTACCCGAGCGTCCCGTACGAGTTCGGGAAGGCCCGCAGCAGCCCGGCGTGTTCGTTGTCGGCCCGCGCGACGACCACCTGCCCGTCGCCGGTCAGCACCTCCAGCTCGCGCACCGACTCGTGCGGCAGCCCGTTGCGGAACGACGTGGACTCGATGCCCAGCCCCGCGACCGCCCCGCCCAGCGTGATGGTCTTGAGCTGCGGCACGACCAGCGGCATCAGGCCGTGGCGCAGCGTGGCGGCGGCGAGCCGCTCGTAGGTCACCATGCCCTGGACCTGGGCGGTGCGGCGGCCGGAGTCGACCTCCAGCACCTGGTCGAAGGCGGACACGTCCAGTCCGGGCCCGGTGGCGGCGCTGCCGAACCGGAACAGGTTCGAGGTCTTCTTGGCGAGTCTCACGGAACTGCCCGGCGGCAGGGCGTCGTAGCGCTGCCGCAGCTGCGCGACAGCGCGGTCGTGGACACCGTAGTGCCGGGTCGCCCGGCTTGGGTCACCCTCCACGTTGGCAACGTACCCCGCAAGCCGTGCCAGAAACCCGCAAACCGGAGTTAACAGGGTGCCCTTCCGCCACGGAAAGCGATAAGGCTGCGGAAAGCGATAAGAAGGTGCCCTTCCTTTCCGGGCGTGCGAGGGTGGACGGGTGCGCAAGTACGTCATCATGGGCGTCCAGGGCAGCGGCAAGGGCACCCAGGCGAAGCTGCTCGCCTCCGATCTGGACCTCGTGCACATCAGCGTCGGCGACATCTACCGCTGGCACGTGCAGTACCACACCAAGATCGGTGCGCAGGTGCGCCGGGCGATGAACGCGGGCGAGCTGGTCGACGACGCGCTGACCGAGTCGGTGGTGCACGAGCGCCTGGCCCTGCACGACTGGACGTACGGCTTCGTGCTGGACGGGTTCCCCCGCAACCGCCGCCAGGCCGAGTTCTTCATGGAGCGCTACGACGTCGACGCGGTGATCCACCTGGACCTGCCCGACAGCGAGGTGCGGCGGCGGGTGCTGGCCCGGCGGCTGTGCGCCAGCTGCGGCCTGGACTACAACCTGATCGAGCACCGCCCGGTCCGCGAGGGCCGCTGCGACGCCTGCGGCGGCGAGCTGCTGACCCGCGAGGACGACACCGAGGAGGCCCTGGCGGTACGGCTGGCCGACTACCACCGGCTGACCGACCCGGTGCTGGAGCTCTTCCAGGCCAAGGAGCAGGTCGTCACCGTCGACGCCCGCCCCGGCAAGGCCGCCGTCCAGCGATCGATCCGCGACCAGCTCTCCCTCCCCCAGCGTCGCCGCCCCACCTGACCCCGCGCCGCCCCGCGGCGGGGGTCACCAGGGGCCGGGGTCGGCGCCCGCGCCGACGCGGGTCTGCGTGCGGGGCCGCGAGCCCGCGGCGGTGCACTCCAGTTCGGTGGTGCTGGCGTCGACCAGGCCGAGCCGGGTCAGCTGCGGGCGCAGGAAGGCGCCGAGCAGCCAGTCGGCGGCCACCCGGGTGCGGTTGCCGGGCAGCGACAGCAGGTGGTAGCCGCGCGTCACCGCGGCGGCGGGCAGACCCGACAGCGGGATGCCGAACGGATCGGCCGCGGCGTCGGTCATGCCGAGATCGACCAGGAACCCCAGGTCCTTGTGCCGGTACGGCCGGACGCGCCCGCTGCCGTACGAGGCGGCGACGTTGTGCGCGGCAAGCCTGCCCTGGCGT is a window from the Catellatospora sp. TT07R-123 genome containing:
- a CDS encoding cyclopropane-fatty-acyl-phospholipid synthase family protein — translated: MAVAPVIKHLLGDSAPIRVRAYDGSRSGPVDAPVLFDVRNERALSYLVTGGGEMGLARAYAMGDLEVEGDLYTAMAGLADLEFAVPWTQRLSALRRLGGVRLLRPPPRPAQEVRLRGRRHSRERDQAAISHHYDVSNRFYEWLLGPSMAYTCAVYPDAGASLEQAQWHKHDLVARKLGLEPGMRLLDVGCGWGGMVMHAAREYGVRALGVTLSRRQAEWAAKAIAEAGLSDLAEVRHLDYRDVPPGRFDAISSIGLTEHIGRAQLPGYFGFLLRRLQPGGRLLNHCITRPSNHDPASRKRRFINRYIFPDGELEAVGHLVSVMHDAGFEVRHEENFREHYARTLTAWSQNLEGRWDDAVREIGLPKSRVWRLYLAGCRLGFDRNAVQLHQVLGVRLDSHADAHVPLRPHWE
- a CDS encoding FAD-binding oxidoreductase, giving the protein MEGDPSRATRHYGVHDRAVAQLRQRYDALPPGSSVRLAKKTSNLFRFGSAATGPGLDVSAFDQVLEVDSGRRTAQVQGMVTYERLAAATLRHGLMPLVVPQLKTITLGGAVAGLGIESTSFRNGLPHESVRELEVLTGDGQVVVARADNEHAGLLRAFPNSYGTLGYTLRLEIELAPVRPYVRLRHRRFTDIAAAAAALDELCATGRDGDRPVDFLDGVVFDRRDIVLTLADFVDEAPATSDYTGQKIFYRSLREHAVDHLTVHDYLWRWDTDWFWCSRAFGAQHPLVRRLWPRRYRRSDVYHHLVAFDRRHRLTERLDRRRGRPPQEAVVQDVEVPVGRLPEFLDFFHREIGISPIWLCPLRLRSDSPWPLYPLKPGETYVNLGFWSAVPLRPGQGPGFHNRLIEEEVTALGGHKSLYSTVHYPRDAFWRLYDGAAYTAAKRAYDPDGRLPDLYDKCVRT
- a CDS encoding nucleoside monophosphate kinase, producing the protein MRKYVIMGVQGSGKGTQAKLLASDLDLVHISVGDIYRWHVQYHTKIGAQVRRAMNAGELVDDALTESVVHERLALHDWTYGFVLDGFPRNRRQAEFFMERYDVDAVIHLDLPDSEVRRRVLARRLCASCGLDYNLIEHRPVREGRCDACGGELLTREDDTEEALAVRLADYHRLTDPVLELFQAKEQVVTVDARPGKAAVQRSIRDQLSLPQRRRPT